tggctcccaccacttgcttatctcgacgcgcagctgctcgatgaacgtcttgaggttctggctgcgcagtgcctggcagcgctgcagctcctaatggaggatgtcataggtgcgctgcgtattctgcactcgcgcactcgtcgcatggcgctctcgtccgtctcctggaggcgatcccacagcacgtagatcttctcgcgcatgtcatggattttggagcgcagctcctggatctgctcggcataactgttgcgcatttgccgcagccgctctagtgtctctggtgttagattgtggctcagatcgttcagtaggcgatcctctgcatcggtctggggcatcagctcgagcatcttcatgtcatgcttgatggccttgcgcagctggtccagctccgtctggcgcactgcgcgctgagagcgcaggttgtcgagatggtcgcgaaagccgtccatctcatcgggcaggggcagcgggtccgccagtagagggagcggcagtgcgcccagctcttcgcagagctgctcctgctggagcagcagctccccgatctccgcccgacgtttcgagagctcctcgcgcagatgctcaatgcttcagctgccatatgatcagtggcacatcgtcgggcctctgaccaatgtccaccgtctcatggaggagtcgggtgaggtcgctggcctcggctcggagtgcggctatgtcatccaggatggccgcctgcttctcccgcgactcggtcagcagatccgtatagaaattatccgcgtgcgccttgagtttgtgcactccacattgaatggagctgctccacatgctcgccagtcatctcaaggatctctcccttgatggaggttgggtcaaccatagccaataggaatgggtcttgtattcgcgaatggaaggaatttatgtgatgtgtgcaggatttcgattgcacaatgtgttgctcaaggaaaatgcctccgcacagataagtgacgcctctcgtgttggcacaaattgcacaatgaaaattttgtgtgcttgatttgcctcatgcctcaaagcacaaaacaagttgattctgattgacgtgcggccaaaaaaacacctactttatattgcaaataagttcCTTCAAGGTTTTCCAGTTGTAAAGATAATTTAGGATGAGAAAAGTGTTTACTGCCCGCAAACAAAGGGAAAAATTCATACATATACAACCTCGTATGCATATACATCAAATGTATTCTATTGTATATAGAAGATAGGAAAATAGAACGTGAATTTGAATATATCGAACACATTCGCTACGATGAAGACACCCGTCTAATATTGAATATTTGAACGGCTCAGTTGGCCAAATCCGTGAACTTGAACTTGAGCGGTATGTTGGGAAAGCTGATCAGTTCACTGCGGAAGGCTTTTTCCGTGGAGTGATTGAACTCGATGTTGAAGGTCCGAAGGAGCCGGGCGAtgcccagctccagctccatgTCCACGATGCGCTTTCCAACGCCATCGGGTCCAAGTCCGAAGGGCAAGAACACAAACGGATTCTTCAGCTTTAGTCATTTGCCGGACATTGCCCGGTGGAGTCTGTGGCGTTCCAAATCCAACGTTCTGGCATGATCTCAGCAGCCTTGGGGAAGTTCTCCTCGCTTGATAGCAAGCTCAGGGGAATCATCGACACACAGGTACCAGCTGGCACTTGGTATCCGCTCAAAACGCTATCCCGATCGAGAACTCGGGCATTCATAACAGCCAGCGGGTACATCCGATGCGACTCTTTGATGCTGGCACGCAAATAGGGAACGTTCTTCATGGATTCCTCCGTGAAATCCGAGTCCTTGTGGGGTAGTATCTTCATCACCTCCTCTCGGAGTATGGCCTGCTTTTCGGGATTCTTGGCAAGACAGAGCATGACCCCTGTAAATGTGCTAGAGGTCTGAAAAAATATTGAATGATCTGCAGAGTACGTACGGTATCAACTCCGGCCATTAGCATGTCCATGGCCATGATTGTGGCCACCTTCTTGTCGACCTTGAGCAGCTTTTCCAGTACACTCTGCTCGTTCTCAGGACGGACAACACCCTCTTTGGCTTCCTTCTCCAATCGCTCTACCGCCTCATCAATATATGCCGATATAATGTACAGAATGGTGTCGAGAATGTTCATAATTTTCATCAGTTTGGGCGTTTTGAACATGCGCCAGGCGGAGGGCTTCAGCTCCAGATCAGCAGATACTTTAAAGAAATCTTCCAATAGGTGGAAAAGCTTTGTGGCTTCGATCCTTTTGTTCGACTCCTTCAGCAGTCCCAACTGCCTGTCCAATGCCACGACGGAGACTGACTCCAGGGTCCAGCGATTGATGGTGTCTATGAAGTTATCAGGAACCTCTAGAGTGCTGGCATCACGGATGGCTTTAATGCTTTAAATGGAAAACAGTTTTTAAGTATTTAAAGAAACACATTTGTGGAATGGCCTACCGCTGCACAAATTCCTGATTGACCTGGGACATTTTCTTGTAGTAAAGCCTTGCGTTCTTGGGCTGCATGAGGACTGGATTTACAGCCGATCGAAAGTCGCCCCACGCCTTTCCTTGGGTGGGTGCGACGCCCTCGACGCCCTGAAAGAAATCCTTTCAGTGCGCCTGCCGATGGTACAAAAGAGCGTCGGCCCCAGGCCGATTTGGCCACGTGCCCTCGTGCCGGAATACTACCTCGAAGTCCTTGGGATTGTGTGTACTCAACATGGGAGGTCCTCCCATGATGCCTGGCACAACATGAATGCTGCCATAGTCTTCGCGCATGGCCATTATCAACTCCGCAAGGTCCTTGTTCTTATATTTACCCCCTGGCATGAACATTTTGGGAATCAGAGATATCAAATTGGCCCGAGGCACCTGCCTGAAGGGACGCGCCTGCTGCCACTCTGCATCGTCTCGGGTTAGAGCTGCAGCAGCTGTGGTCTGCCGGCGCTGGAAATGATCGGTATTGAGGCATTTTACATACCAAATCATTGCCAGCTTCTATCCTCCACTGAAAGAGACGGCCGCCACTTGCTTGTGAGCTACGGCAATTCCACTACGGATTTTCAACATATTTTTGCCTTTTCTATGATCTTAACTCGTCCGCAACAAAAACTCAACTGAGGCGCAGAAAAGGCGATTTGGTAAAGTTCGCATAAATATTACGCAATGAAATCATTGCAGGAATTGATTAAAGAGATGAAAAATCATTCGTATAATCATAATATAAGTAATATGGAATTACTTTTGATGTGCAGGAATTAAAGTTCAGTTTATCGATATTTTAATAGCTATTCCATCGCCATTTTTAACGCACAAATGATTGTAACTTTTAAgggaatcaattttctataggatttttttccattttttaaaCGAAGTCAAATAAAATATACCCCACCATTCCCTAGAAAATGTTTGAGTATCATGATGACTTGCAAATATGATATCTAATCAGTTGCACAACTGATTATAAATTTGCTGGTAAACAATTATATACAGGTTCTACAGCACTTACCAAGAGATATGAACACTTCAATTTTTGGGAAAGGTAAGCTTTCCATGTCAACAATTCAGAGCCTTATTGATGTTTATGTTTGTAGGTTTTTGAAACAGGACCAATATCCTTATTGATTTTTATGTTTGTAGGTTCTACATGTTCAAAGGTAGATCCTCTTCCATGCCATTATCAATACTTCGTTCTCTATGACAGCTATTCGGTTGTCCTTCTTGAAGgtaattaaatttttattgggccaacatcgaaaataaattaaacagagataaacagataaaggtacaaaaaataaaatcaaacataaaacgcaaataaaaattccaataatctcatcgtggattcggccacatgcgactttcacgtggcgatgggagcttcaattgattgccaaatcgaggcctctcctcctgattgaccGCCTGCTTTGACGGTGTGTTGGCGGCCGACGCCACCGAATTGTGGTTTACGAGGACATGGCGAATTCGTGGCACAGCCACGCGATTGCGCAGATGCTGAGCCCCGCCGACGGGCAGCACTGAGGAGCGACTCGTGGGCACCAATTCTTCATAGGAGATCCCGGCTTCGCGGTCATTTTCAGTGGTCTCATCGGtcatatactcggaatcgctgcgcgatcttgtatccggcaccgctgattttgtgcgtggcttcttgttcgagcgtgtgccaatgctgcgtctgcccaatcccccgctgcgacgcaatgtgttgtccaggacgcggacccgctttagtggcgacttggacgccttcagctggctgttggccagccgCTGTGTGGTAGACGGCGACGGGCGTATCGAATTCAGAGAGCTCATGAGGCTGCGCTTGGCGTTGGGAGTCCGATACGCCGAagagctggcggctgctgatggattcagtcgcttgtgcagattcccagtgctcttggtcatattgggagtgatcagcaggattgttggggtcttgcgcaacgacattatcgaggtcgacattgaggacatgttcttcaaagttcggggcgtgcgaggggccgttgaaccggcagtcggcggtggcatcatcaatttgctgctgctgcccgtcctCGTGGTGGGCGAAGCCTTCTTGcgggccgagctctgcttggcctgccgatagttctcccattcgccagccatcagctccagtatgttctcgccataaaccagatacgggccatgcgattgcacctcatgggcgtgcaccagttcagtgatctgctgctcaatcttgggcagcttcgaggtgatggccttgcgttccttttcctctttaaggaactggccgccacgattgttgaaacgattcggctcgttggcctttgcccctagagcctgcatgcgggaccaaagttctgcacggctctcgcacagatcgaaaatctccttgttgcacgtgtagaagctcttcagatcatccagctccagctcgtgcagctccaacaggtcttcgttgtaatacttattgtagtagttggagaaacgcttgcgctcctgctggctcttgagcgttagatcccaccacttgcttatctcgacgcgcagctgctcgatgaacgtcttgaggttctggctgcgcagtgcctggcagcgctgcagctccgaatggaggatgtcataggtgcgctgcgtattctcggtgcactcgcgcactcgtcgcatggcgctctcgtccgtctcctggaggcgatcccacagcacgtagatcttctcgcgcatgtcatggattttggagcgcagctcctggatct
Above is a genomic segment from Drosophila miranda strain MSH22 chromosome Y unlocalized genomic scaffold, D.miranda_PacBio2.1 Contig_Y3_pilon, whole genome shotgun sequence containing:
- the LOC117194578 gene encoding protein regulator of cytokinesis 1-like, which codes for MTDETTENDRDAGISYEELVPTSRSSVLPVGGAQHQRNRVAVPRIRHVLLQLHSMWSLMFEPKTCENFLQKLKAHADNFYTDLLTESREKQAAILDDIAALRAEASDLTRLLHETVDIGQRPDDVQLIIWQLKLDKSIEHLREELSKRRAEIGELLLQQEQLCEELGALPLPLLADPLPLPDEMDGFRDHLDNLRSQRAVRQTELDQLRKAIKHDMKMLEQMPQTDSEDRLLNDLSHNLTPETLERLRQMRNSYAEQIQELRSKIHDMREKIYVLWDRLQETDESAMRRVRECTENTQRTYDILHSELQRCQALRSQNLKTFIEQLRVEISKWWDLTLKSQQERKRFSNYYNKYYNEDLLELHELELDDLKSFYTCNKEIFDLCESRAELWSRMQALGAKANEPNRFNNRGGQFLKEEKERKAITSKLPKIEQQITELVHAHEVQSHGPYLVYGENILELMAGEWENYRQAKQSSARKKASPTTRTGSSSKLMMPPPTAGSTAPRTCHRERSIDNGMEEDLPLNM